GCGGTCGTTGGACGGGGCGCCCGGTCACGGACGCCGGGGCGCCGCGTCGTGGGCACCGGGGCGACCCTGGTCACCGGGGTCACCCAGGTCGAGGGCACCGCGTCGAGGGCACCGGGGCGACCGTACCGAGGGCACCGTCCGGACGAGCGGGCCCGTCGAGGGGTACCGTCCGCGCGTCCCGTTCCCAGCGCCCCTGACCTACGATCCGATCGTGACCGAGCCAGACCCGCGCCTCCTCCCGCACCGCAGGTGGGCGGCAGCGCTCACCGGCGTCATCGCGATGCTCGCCTTCCTCGCCGTCGCCGAACTCGGGGCGCTCGTCCTCGGTGGCGCCGGCAGCCCCCTCGTCGCGGTGGGCTCCGCCGTCATCGACCTCGCACCGCGGGCTGCGAAGGACCTCATGGTGTCGCTCTTCGGCACCGGGGACAAGGTCGCGCTGTTCGTCCTCATGACGGTCGTCCTGGTCGCGATCACCGCGGGCGCCGGTGTACTCGAACGGGTCCGACCGCCCTACGGCGCATTGGTCTTCGCGGCCGGCGGGTTGCTCGCCCTCCTCGCGGTCACCACCCGGTCCGGCAGCGGCACCCTCGACGGCGCCCCCACGGTCGCCGGGGTCGCCGCGGCCGTCGTCGTCCTCCGCCTGCTGCTCCAGCGCCTCCGCCGGTGGGAGGACGCCCGGGCCGTCCCCACCGCTGCCACGGACCGCGCCGACGCGGTCCAGCGACGCTCCTTCATCGCATGGGCGGTGACGACCGGAGCGGTCGCAGCCGTCGTGGGAGGCGCCTCCCGGCTGGGCTCGGCCTCGCTGCAGGCCGCAGCGGCCGTGCGCCGCGCCGTCCGCCTGCCCGAGCCGGCGACGGCCGCCGCCCCGGTGCCGAGCGGCGCGAGCCTGGACGTCGAGGGGATCACGCCCTACGTCACCCCGAACGCGGACTTCTACCGGATCGACACCGCACTCCGGGTGCCGTCGATCGACCCGGCCGACTGGTCGCTGAGGATCACGGGTGAGGTCGAGGACGAGGTCGAGATCACCTGGGACGAACTGCTCGCCCTCCCCCTCGAGGAGCACATGGCGACGCTGAGCTGCGTGTCGAACGAGGTCGGCGGGGACCTCATCGGCAACGCGCTGTGGCTCGGGTACCCCATCCGGTCCCTGCTGGCGCGCGCACGGCCCCGGTCCGGCGCGGACATGGTGCTGTCGCGCAGCATCGACGGCTTCACGGCCGGAACCCCGCTCGACGTTCTGCAGGACGAGGGGACGCAGGCGCTCGTGGCCGTCGGGATGAACGGCGAACCGCTGCCCGCCGAGCACGGCTTCCCCGCACGCCTGGTCGTGCCGGGGCTGTTCGGGTACGTCTCCGCGACGAAGTGGGTGACCGAGCTCCAGGTGACGCGCTTCTCGCGGGCGCAGGGGTACTGGACGCCGCGCGGGTGGTCGGAGCGCGGACCGGTGAAGCTC
The sequence above is drawn from the Curtobacterium sp. L6-1 genome and encodes:
- a CDS encoding molybdopterin-dependent oxidoreductase; its protein translation is MLAFLAVAELGALVLGGAGSPLVAVGSAVIDLAPRAAKDLMVSLFGTGDKVALFVLMTVVLVAITAGAGVLERVRPPYGALVFAAGGLLALLAVTTRSGSGTLDGAPTVAGVAAAVVVLRLLLQRLRRWEDARAVPTAATDRADAVQRRSFIAWAVTTGAVAAVVGGASRLGSASLQAAAAVRRAVRLPEPATAAAPVPSGASLDVEGITPYVTPNADFYRIDTALRVPSIDPADWSLRITGEVEDEVEITWDELLALPLEEHMATLSCVSNEVGGDLIGNALWLGYPIRSLLARARPRSGADMVLSRSIDGFTAGTPLDVLQDEGTQALVAVGMNGEPLPAEHGFPARLVVPGLFGYVSATKWVTELQVTRFSRAQGYWTPRGWSERGPVKLESRIDTPSDGASVSVGDRVPIAGVAWQPHTGVKAVQVKVGDADWQDAELADSVSADTWRQWVYRWTATKGRHEVQVRAVSADGEVQTSVQRPPAPNGASGWHGVTITAS